The Collibacillus ludicampi region ATCTCTCGGCTGATGAGCGGACAATCATCCTTATATCGACTATGTTTCACCTGATGTAAATGAAATCAGAAGGCATTCAACTTGAAAATGTACGAATTCACTGGTAATTTTTTAAGGAAAGGGGGAATTTCATCATGGACCTTGGTTTGAAAGGGAAGTCTGTTTTGGTCACCGCCGCAAGCAAGGGTCTTGGAAAGGCGAGTGCGCTGGAATTTGCCCGCGAAGGAGCACTTGTGACGATCGCAAGCCGAAACCTTCAAGAGTTGCAGAAGGCGGCCGCCGATATTGAAGAGGCTACGGGGCAGAAGGTGCATATCGCGCAGATGGACGTTACACGTGCGGAAGATATTCATCATGCGGTTCGGGAAGCTGCTGTTTTTGGAAACGGTTTGGACGTCCTGGTTACCAATGCGGGTGGCCCTCCCGGAGGTACATTCGATGATTTTACTGACGAAACGTGGGTCAACGCGTTTGAATTGAACTTGTTGAGTGCCGTACGTTTAATCCGGGCCAGCCTTCCATACATGCGGGAAAAAGGGGCAGGAAGGATCGTGACCATCACTTCTTCATCCATAAAACAGCCGATCCCTGGACTGATTTTATCCAATACATTCCGTGCGGGAATCAACGGATTGACAAAAAGTTTATCGATGGAACTCGCGGAAGACAATATTCTCATCAATACGGTGGCTCCCGGACGGATTGCGACAGACAGGGTGGCCGAATTGGATCACCTGAAAGCAGAACAAAAAGGGGTTCCGGTGGAAGAAGTGAAAGCGGAAGCCATCGCCCAGATTCCACTCGGTCGATACGGTTCACCGGAGGAATTCGGGCGTGCGGTCGTTTTTCTCGGTTCGTTCGCCAATTCCTACATTACGGGCCAGGCGGTACTAGTAGATGGCGGCATGGTGAAAGCTTTCTAAAGAGGGAAAACCCTCGAAGTGAAACAAAATGGGCCGAAACTACTCTTACGTGTTTTCGTTGCGTGTGAGAGTAGTCTTGGCCTTTTTTCGTTTCTAGAAAGGGATACACATCTGATGTTAGATAATATAACATCAAGTGTTGACTTTTATCCGCTTTACCCTAATAATAGGTGTATGATTTCAATGCGGGGGAGAAGAGATCATGACTACGCAATCACTTTCATTGGGATTGAATACCATCTGGGTGGTTCTAACCGCGTCAATGATTTTTTTTATGGAGGGCGGTTTTGCTCTTCTTGAGGCTGGATTTGTTCGTGCAAAAAATAACGTTTCGATTTTGATGAAAGTGTTCGTTGATTTAATCTTTGGTGTCCTCATGTTCTACAGTATCGGGTTCGGCATCATGTTCGGGGTGGATCATTTCGGACTTTTTGGCGGAAACGGCTTCTTTCTCAAAGGGGATATGGCTCATTTGGGACTGTCGATTCCTACGGATGTTTTCTGGCTGTTTCAGGCGGCTTTTGCGGTAGCGGCTATCAGCATTGTGAGTGGAGCGGTCGCGGAACGGACAAATTTTAAGGCGTATATCCTTTATACACTTTGTATGACGGCCGTGATCTACCCTCTTTCAGGTCACTGGATTTGGGGAAGCAACGGTTGGCTTGAAAATCTGGGAATGAAAGACTTCGCGGGTTCGGCGGCGATCCATGCGATGGCCGGATTTGCCGCGCTTGCGGCGGCTCGTATCGTCGGGGCGCGTATCGGCAAATTTAATGAGGATGGTTCGGTGAATCCAATCGCTCCGAGCAATCTTCCTCTTGCTGCGATCGGCACGTTCGTTCTCTGGTTTGGCTGGTTTGGTTTTAATGCGGGAAGCACGCTCAATGCGACTTCCGCCAACATCGGTATGATCGCTGCGTCTACTCTGCTGGCATCAGCGTCCGGTGGTGCGTCGGCCATGCTTTATACCCTCTTGAAAACTGGAAAAGCAGATCCAGGACACACGATGAACGGAGTTCTCGCTGGACTTGTGGCGATAACGGCTGGATGTGCGTTTGTAAGCCTGGAAAGTTCGTTATTGATCGGTGCGTTCGCAGGCGTTCTTATGATTTGGGCGACCGGTTGGGTGGAACGGAAAAAGGTCGACGACCCGGTCGGCGCGGTTGCTGTTCATGGATTCACCGGGGCATTTGGCGCGATCGCAGTAGGACTCTTTGCGACGGATGGCGGACTTTTGACTACAGGGGAATGGAAACTGCTAGGGGTACAAGTTTTGGGAACCGTTGTCGTATGTACCTGGGGCTATCTGTCCACAACAGTTGCTCTCCGCTTGATCGAGAAACTCGTTCCTGTTCGAGTAACGATGGAAGAAGAGCTTGTCGGATTGGATCTCAGTTATCATGGAATGGCTGCATATGGCGGTATAGGTACGGAGTTTGAATCGCCCTCATTGGAGGAGCCTCAGGTTCAACGGGAAGCGGGTGTCCTCTAACCACCTCCCACGCCAACGTTTCGATTCCAATGCAAAGCAAATTGCGTGAGATAAATAACTCCTTATTTATGAGAAATCATCAAAAGCTGTGTTTCTCATGAATAAGGAGATTTTTGTATCCATTTTATAATCCAAGCACTTGGAGTTCATGATTGAGCCATTGATGAAGTTTTTGTCCCGCGTGTTCAGGTAATTTTTTGTCGTGAATCGTCATGATCGGTCCTACCGGGCTTGCGGTCACACAGAAGAGATTGTTCAGGACATGCCGATACCTTGCAGATGTACGAAGGGTAAACAGCATATGGGGCGTCTTGGGCTGGAAAAACAGGAGGATCTGATGCCCCTCTTTCAAAGAGACGACTTTGGAACGAGAAGGAGCTTTCTTATCTTGATTGATGTAACCTGCGTGGATGGTAAGATTTGTATCTGCATATAACTCTTTCAAAAAAATGATTTCGTACAACGGGAACCAGCCTTTCGTCATAACGTTGAGACGTTTTTATGATATTGTACTAGGAAACGATGTTCTTCGTACAGCTTGCAACTGATGTTTTGAAGTTTCGACAGGAAGGAGAGTTGTTCAAAACGTTTATTGAAAGCGTTGGATGCTCATCTTGCAGTATGCTGGGTATATTTTTTGTATCAGGGCGATAGAATCAAAAGAGGGAGGAGGTAACATTGAGTAACTTTAACGATTATATTGGGAAACAAGTGGACATTGAGGTTTCGGGAAAAAACCCTTTTACGGGAATTCTTATCAATTGCGGATTGGATATTGTCGTTATCTATTATGAACAACGGTTTTTATATATCCCGCTTGTTCATATACAACAGCTTAAATTGAGTACATTGCTTCAAGATGAGGTTGTAGATATTCCGGAAGAACCCGTGGACTATCAAGCGGAAACGGTCTCTTATCGAAAAGGGTTAAATCATGTACGGGGGCGTTTCATCGAGATCTATGTAACAGGCAACCGATCGATTCATGGGTATCTTACAAGTATTATGAATGATTATTTTGTCTTTTATTCCCCGGTTTACAAAACGATGTTTGTTTCTCTGAATCATTTAAAATGGTTCATTCCATATCATCAGAATGTAACTCCTTATTCTCTGAGCGATCAATCTCTCCCGTTTCAACCGGCGCCTATCACTCTTTCTCGAACATTCAAGGAACAATGCAAAAAATTTGAAGGTAAGCTCGTCGTGTTTGATCTTGGAGATCATCCCAATAAAATTGGCTTATTACAAAAAGTTGACGATAACATGATTGAATTGATCGTAGCTAATGGAGAAAAAGTTTATAGGAATTTACAACATTTGAAAACAGTTTGTGTCGTCTGATATCGGTGTTACCATCAAGATCGTTCCTTTCGTGAACACCTTCATCCCCTTATGGTATACTACGTCTGAGGTGGACGGAGATGGATCACGAACGGTTTATGCGGGAAGCGATCGTTGAAGCGCGAAAAGCGATGGAGTGGGGCGAGGTACCCATCGGTGCCGTGATTGTTCATGGTGAGGAAATCGTGGCACGAGGGCACAACATGCGCGAGACATGGAAGGATCCGACGGCGCATGCGGAAATGATCGCTTTAAGAGAGGCGTCCCGAGTATTGAAAGGATGGCGCTTGACAGGATGCAGGCTCTATGTTACACTAGAGCCCTGTCCGATGTGTGCAGGATCGTTGATCCTATCACGCGTGGATGAGGTGATCTTCGGCGCCTATGAGCCGAAATTTGGCGCTGCGGGTTCCATTGTGAATCTGTTCGCTGTTGATCGGTTTACCCATCAACCACAATATACCGGTGGAATTCTGGCGGACGAGTGTGCTATACTATTGAAGGATTTCTTCCGTAATCTTCGCAAAGCAAAAGGATGAACACGGAGAGGTGTCCGAGTGGCCGAAGGAGCTCGACTCGAAATCGAGTAGGCGTGAAAGCGTCTCGTGGGTTCAAATCCCACCCTCTCCGCCATCTCATCATATATATCACGCATAAACGGAGAGATGTCCGAGTTGGTCGAAGGAGCACGATTGGAAATCGTGTAGGCGCGAAAGCGTCTCGAGGGTTCGAATCCCTCTCTCTCCGCCATGGATATAAAATTTTGCCGTGCTAGACGGGGAGGTAGCGGTGCCCTGTACCCGCAATCCGCTATAGCGGGGTCGAATGCCTGACTGAGGTGCGTGAGGTGGAAGGTCTGGCATATGCAAGTGGCGTAGAAGATTGGGTCCTGCGCAACGGGAACTCCTGAACCGTGTCAGGTCCTGGCGGAAGCAGCACTAAGGGAATCTTCCTGTGTGCCGCAGGGGCGCCTGATCCGAGTTAACTGCATATGTAACGCTTTCGTCTGCGCATCGAAGTTTGGATGCACGGCATTCCATTTTGAAAGACCTAACGTTTCGTTGGGTCTTTTTTAACATTTAGAGAAGCATATAATATGATGGAATTTTCAAATACATGTAATGTTTTACGGGAGCAAAGAATCTTCCGCTGATGATCGATTTTTCGATTGTTTGCCTGCCGCATCACAGTTTTTCAAAAGCAGAGGATGAAACCGGACAGTTGATATGATACATTAAAAAGAGCGAGGAAGGAGGAAAGGAAGCATGGCGTATCGAGCATTGTATCGCGAATGGAGACCACAGTCGTTCGCGGATATGGTGGGGCAGGAACACGTGACGCGCACATTAAAGAACGCGCTCAGAACCCATCGTTTCGCACATGCATACCTGTTCTCCGGACCCCGCGGCACAGGAAAAACGAGCACCGCGAAGATCATGGCGAAAGCGATTAACTGTGAACATGGACCGGCTGAAGAACCTTGCAATCAATGTGCCGCTTGTCGCGGCATCACCGAAGGTTCGATCATGGATGTTGTAGAGATCGATGCGGCATCCAATCGCGGTGTCGATGAAATCCGTGATCTCAGGGAGCAAGTACGCTATGCCCCCACTGAGGTTCGTTTCAAAGTGTATATCATCGATGAAGTACATATGCTGACAACAGAGGCATTCAATGCATTATTGAAAACCCTCGAAGAACCTCCCGCTCACGTGATGTTCATACTCGCTACAACCGAACCGCATAAACTTCCCGCTACCATTCTCTCTCGCTGCCAGCGATTCGAATTTCGCCGGATTACAGGGGAACAGATCGTAGAGCGTTTGCGATTGATCGCTAAAGAGTTGGATGTAGACGTAGAAGAGGAAGCTTTATGGATGCTCGCAAGGGCCGCGGAAGGCGGAATGCGCGACGCGTTGTCCATATTTGATCAAGCGATCGCGTTTGGCGGCGGGCGTGTCACCATTGAAGAAATGACGGTCTTGCTCGGCGGAGTTCCGTCGGAGGTGATCGGCAAGATTGCGGAAGCGATCGCCCGAAAAGACATGCAGGAAGGGCTCCGCATGATCGGCCAAATGGTAGATGCGGGCAAGGATGTAACACAGATTCTGCATGAACTGCAACTGTATTATCGTGATTTGCTCATGTATAAAACGGTTCCTGATTTGCAGGAGATCAAGGAACGCGTTCATTATGATAAGCGATTCCCCAAGGTTGCCGAAATGTATGAGTCTTCGGTGTTGGTCGATCTGTTGGAAAAGATGACGGAGACGCAAAATGAAATGAAGTGGCAGCCAAATGGCCGCTTATTGCTGGAGATGCTCGTTGTACGTTTGTGTAAAACAGAATCGGTCGATACCGAGACGTTGATGAAACGTATCAGTGAGCTGGAGAAGAAGATCGCGGAAGGAGCTTTGCGTGCTCCTGCCGCTCCATCTGTCAATCCCGTACAGGTGCGTGGAAATGAACGGCAGGATCTTTCGGGCCCTCAGGCGTATCGACCCTCAGGGATGACCGATATGGCAAGATCGGCATCAGGTGCAGAGGAGCAACTGCCTGTAAGACCTTCCCCATCCACAGGGACGCGCGGTGTTCCGCCGAATCCTGCCGACGGGAAGCCGGTGAAGATCTCGGCCCAACATCTGTTGAAATGGTTGCAAGAAGCGGATGAAGGAAAGCTGCAAACAGTGACTCAACAGTGGACTCATATCTTGAATCAGGTCAAAAAGGTGAAAATCACGACACAGGCGTGGCTGTCTGACGGTGAGCCTGTCGCTGTGGCGCGAGACCGGATCATTGTCGCGTTTCGCAACCAGATTCATCGCGAGACGGTGATGAAGCCTGTGAACAAAGAGATCGTTGACCAAGTGTTCACTCAGGTCATGGGTTCACATTATCAGTTAGTGGCGATTTTACAGTCTGAGTGGAAGCAATTACAGGAAATGAGGGTCGAGGGCACCGAAACCGCGAACGACACGCCACAGACACAACCTAATG contains the following coding sequences:
- a CDS encoding SDR family oxidoreductase — encoded protein: MDLGLKGKSVLVTAASKGLGKASALEFAREGALVTIASRNLQELQKAAADIEEATGQKVHIAQMDVTRAEDIHHAVREAAVFGNGLDVLVTNAGGPPGGTFDDFTDETWVNAFELNLLSAVRLIRASLPYMREKGAGRIVTITSSSIKQPIPGLILSNTFRAGINGLTKSLSMELAEDNILINTVAPGRIATDRVAELDHLKAEQKGVPVEEVKAEAIAQIPLGRYGSPEEFGRAVVFLGSFANSYITGQAVLVDGGMVKAF
- a CDS encoding ammonium transporter encodes the protein MTTQSLSLGLNTIWVVLTASMIFFMEGGFALLEAGFVRAKNNVSILMKVFVDLIFGVLMFYSIGFGIMFGVDHFGLFGGNGFFLKGDMAHLGLSIPTDVFWLFQAAFAVAAISIVSGAVAERTNFKAYILYTLCMTAVIYPLSGHWIWGSNGWLENLGMKDFAGSAAIHAMAGFAALAAARIVGARIGKFNEDGSVNPIAPSNLPLAAIGTFVLWFGWFGFNAGSTLNATSANIGMIAASTLLASASGGASAMLYTLLKTGKADPGHTMNGVLAGLVAITAGCAFVSLESSLLIGAFAGVLMIWATGWVERKKVDDPVGAVAVHGFTGAFGAIAVGLFATDGGLLTTGEWKLLGVQVLGTVVVCTWGYLSTTVALRLIEKLVPVRVTMEEELVGLDLSYHGMAAYGGIGTEFESPSLEEPQVQREAGVL
- a CDS encoding DUF2642 domain-containing protein; amino-acid sequence: MSNFNDYIGKQVDIEVSGKNPFTGILINCGLDIVVIYYEQRFLYIPLVHIQQLKLSTLLQDEVVDIPEEPVDYQAETVSYRKGLNHVRGRFIEIYVTGNRSIHGYLTSIMNDYFVFYSPVYKTMFVSLNHLKWFIPYHQNVTPYSLSDQSLPFQPAPITLSRTFKEQCKKFEGKLVVFDLGDHPNKIGLLQKVDDNMIELIVANGEKVYRNLQHLKTVCVV
- the tadA gene encoding tRNA adenosine(34) deaminase TadA; amino-acid sequence: MDHERFMREAIVEARKAMEWGEVPIGAVIVHGEEIVARGHNMRETWKDPTAHAEMIALREASRVLKGWRLTGCRLYVTLEPCPMCAGSLILSRVDEVIFGAYEPKFGAAGSIVNLFAVDRFTHQPQYTGGILADECAILLKDFFRNLRKAKG
- the dnaX gene encoding DNA polymerase III subunit gamma/tau, producing the protein MAYRALYREWRPQSFADMVGQEHVTRTLKNALRTHRFAHAYLFSGPRGTGKTSTAKIMAKAINCEHGPAEEPCNQCAACRGITEGSIMDVVEIDAASNRGVDEIRDLREQVRYAPTEVRFKVYIIDEVHMLTTEAFNALLKTLEEPPAHVMFILATTEPHKLPATILSRCQRFEFRRITGEQIVERLRLIAKELDVDVEEEALWMLARAAEGGMRDALSIFDQAIAFGGGRVTIEEMTVLLGGVPSEVIGKIAEAIARKDMQEGLRMIGQMVDAGKDVTQILHELQLYYRDLLMYKTVPDLQEIKERVHYDKRFPKVAEMYESSVLVDLLEKMTETQNEMKWQPNGRLLLEMLVVRLCKTESVDTETLMKRISELEKKIAEGALRAPAAPSVNPVQVRGNERQDLSGPQAYRPSGMTDMARSASGAEEQLPVRPSPSTGTRGVPPNPADGKPVKISAQHLLKWLQEADEGKLQTVTQQWTHILNQVKKVKITTQAWLSDGEPVAVARDRIIVAFRNQIHRETVMKPVNKEIVDQVFTQVMGSHYQLVAILQSEWKQLQEMRVEGTETANDTPQTQPNGQEDWVEQIVRIFGKDIVEIKD